The nucleotide window AATCGCATCAAACGACATCGAAATGGTACTACAAACCTGCAACAAAGCAATAATACTACAAAACGGAGAACTCAAAAACCAAGGACCAGCCAAAGAACTACTAACCGACAACCAACTACTAAAACAATACGGATTAAGAGTCCCCTCAATAATAAAAGCCCTAGGAAAAGAAGGACTCAAACACCTAAAATAACCCAAACCCAAACAGAATCTTTTCTATTTTTTTAGGTAGATTTAGTTTAAACAGAGACAATTAACTAAATAGGTGATTATTTTGAAGGTTCCCTCAGTAATGACAATCGCCGGCTCCGATTCAGGCGGTGGAGCAGGTATACAAGCAGACCTCAAGACATTTGCAGCACTAGGTGTTCACGGTTGTTCAACAATCACATCAGTAACCAGTCAAAACACAGAGACCGTAACCAATATCCATGACCTACCTCCAGAAAACATCAAAACACAGATAGAGACCGTTCTAAACGACATAGACATCAAAGCAATTAAAATAGGAATGCTTCACAACGAAGCGATAGTTAAAACAGTATACAACACACTAAAAAACAGAGACATATACATAGTTCTCGACCCAGTTATGATTTCAGAAGGAGGGGACCCATTAGTTACAGAAGGAAGCCTAAGGACAATAAAAACATTAATGCTCGAGATATCAGACCTAATAACCCCAAACAAGGAAGAAGCAATCGAACTCAGTGGAAAAGAAATCAAGACAAAAAAAGACATACACAACGCACTAGAAAAAATATGGAACAAAGGCCCAGAAACAATCGTTATAACCGGCGGCCACATAAATGGAGACGACTACGTATACAATGGAAAAAAACACCACACATACAAAGGAAGTCTACTTGATATACAATCACATGGCTCTGGATGCACTTTTTCTTCCGCAATAACTGCCTACATCGCCAAAGGCAATAAACCAAAAAAAGCAATAAAAAAAGCTAAAAAATTCACCACACAAGCAATTAAAAACGGAGATAAAATAGGCCAAGGAAACATACCAGTAAACCCAATTACAGAAACCCTAAAACAATCAACCAAATATAAAACCCAGAAAACACATTCAAAAGCTCTAAAAAAATATATTAAAGCAAACCCAACAAACCTAATCCCAGAGGTCGGGTCAAACATAGGAATGGCCACCAAAAACCCACAAGGCCCAGAAGACATAATAGCAATACCAGGCAGAATAGTAAAAACAGAAAACAAAGTAAAGCCGGTTGGATGTCCAAAATACGGTGCATCAAGCCACGTTGCAAGAATAATCACAACCGTAATGAAACACAACCCCCGG belongs to Methanonatronarchaeum sp. AMET-Sl and includes:
- the thiD gene encoding bifunctional hydroxymethylpyrimidine kinase/phosphomethylpyrimidine kinase, with product MKVPSVMTIAGSDSGGGAGIQADLKTFAALGVHGCSTITSVTSQNTETVTNIHDLPPENIKTQIETVLNDIDIKAIKIGMLHNEAIVKTVYNTLKNRDIYIVLDPVMISEGGDPLVTEGSLRTIKTLMLEISDLITPNKEEAIELSGKEIKTKKDIHNALEKIWNKGPETIVITGGHINGDDYVYNGKKHHTYKGSLLDIQSHGSGCTFSSAITAYIAKGNKPKKAIKKAKKFTTQAIKNGDKIGQGNIPVNPITETLKQSTKYKTQKTHSKALKKYIKANPTNLIPEVGSNIGMATKNPQGPEDIIAIPGRIVKTENKVKPVGCPKYGASSHVARIITTVMKHNPRIRGALNIKYSKEIIDIANEIGMKTTSFKRKNVPEDDTMSHGTDKAIKKHKSIPDLIYDTGGHGKEPMIRILGHDAVEAVSKAIKISKKHNER